One window from the genome of Cricetulus griseus strain 17A/GY chromosome 2, alternate assembly CriGri-PICRH-1.0, whole genome shotgun sequence encodes:
- the Pdgfrb gene encoding platelet-derived growth factor receptor beta isoform X3 gives MTTSVVSLALLRTRLTSAKPSLGTGKWTLIPSISTASRVSPLSGPLRSPVSSINVSVNAVQTVVRQGESITIQCIVMGNDVVNFQWTYPRMKSGRLVEPVTDYLFGVSSRIGSILYIPTAELSDSGTYTCNVSVSVNDHGDEKAINITVIENGYVRLLGTLGDVQIAELHRSRTLQVVFEAYPPPTVLWLKDNHTLGDSSAGEMVLSTRNVSETRYVSELTLVRVKVAEAGYYTMRAFHEDAEAQLSFRLQVNVPVRVLELSESHPANGEQTIRCRGRGMPQPNVTWSTCRDLKRCPRKLSPTPLGNSSKEENQLETNVTFWEEEQEYEVVSTLRLRHVDQPLSVRCMLQNSMGRDSQEVTVVPHSLPFKVVVISAILALVVLTVISLIILIMLWQKKPRYEIRWKVIESVSSDGHEYIYVDPVQLPYDSTWELPRDQLVLGRTLGSGAFGQVVEATAHGLSHSQATMKVAVKMLKSTARSSEKQALMSELKIMSHLGPHLNVVNLLGACTKGGPIYLITEYCRYGDLVDYLHRNKHTFLQRHSNKPCPPSAELYSNALPVGLPVPSHLSLTGESDGGYMDMSKDESVDYVPMLAMKGDVKYADIESSNYMAPYDNYVPSAPERTYRVTLINESPVLSYTDLVGFSYQVANGMEFLASKNCVHRDLAARNVLICEGKLVKICDFGLARDIMRDSNYISKGSTFLPLKWMAPESIFNSLYTTLSDVWSFGILLWEIFTLGGTPYPELPMNDQFYNAIKRGYRMAQPAHASDEIYEIMQKCWEEKFETRPPFSQLVLLLERLLGEGYKKKYQQVDEEFLRSDHPAILRSQARLPGFHSLRAPLDTSSVLYTAVQPNEGDNDYIIPLPDPKPDAADEGLLEGSPSLASSTLNEVNTSSTISCDSPLDLQEEPQAEPEAEPEAELEQPQCSGCQGPLAEAEDSFL, from the exons ATGACCACCAGCGTGGTTTCATTGGCACTTTTGAGGACAAGACTTACATCTGCAAAACCATCATTGGGGACAGGGAAGTGGACTCTGATACCTTCTATATCTACAGCCTCCAGGGTGAGCCCCCTTTCTGGCCCTTTACGGAG TCCAGTGTCATCCATCAATGTCTCTGTGAATGCAGTACAGACAGTGGTCCGCCAGGGTGAGAGCATCACCATCCAGTGTATTGTAATGGGAAATGATGTGGTCAACTTCCAGTGGACATACCCCCGCATGAAG AGTGGGCGGCTGGTGGAGCCGGTGACAGACTACCTATTTGGGGTGTCCTCCCGAATTGGCTCCATCCTGTACATCCCCACTGCTGAGCTGAGTGACTCGGGGACCTATACTTGCAATGTGTCGGTGAGCGTGAATGACCATGGAGATGAAAAGGCCATCAACATCACTGTGATTG AGAATGGCTATGTGAGACTGCTAGGAACACTTGGTGATGTACAAATCGCTGAGTTGCACCGGAGCCGGACGTTGCAGGTGGTGTTCGAGGCTTATCCGCCACCAACTGTCCTGTGGCTCAAGGACAACCATACCTTGGGTGACTCCAGTGCCGGCGAGATGGTTCTGTCTACTCGAAATGTGTCTGAGACCCG GTACGTGTCAGAACTGACCTTGGTGCGTGTGAAGGTGGCAGAAGCTGGCTACTACACCATGCGGGCCTTCCATGAGGATGCAGAGGCCCAGCTCTCCTTCAGGCTGCAGGTCAATG TCCCTGTCCGTGTGCTGGAGCTGAGTGAGAGCCACCCTGCCAATGGGGAGCAGACAATCCGCTGTCGTGGTCGGGGCATGCCTCAGCCAAATGTCACGTGGTCTACTTGCCGAGACCTCAAAAG GTGTCCACGAAAGCTGTCACCCACACCCTTGGGGAACAGTTCCAAGGAGGAGAACCAGCTAGAGACTAATGTGACTTTCTGGGAAGAAGAACAGGAATATGAGGTGGTGAGCACACTGCGCCTGCGTCATGTGGATCAGCCATTGTCAGTACGCTGTATGCTGCAGAACTCAATGGGCAGAGATTCGCAGGAGGTCACCGTGGTACCACATT CCCTGCCCTTCAAAGTGGTGGTGATCTCAGCCATCCTGGCCTTGGTGGTCCTCACCGTCATCTCTCTCATCATCCTTATCATGCTGTGGCAGAAG AAACCACGCTATGAGATCCGATGGAAGGTGATTGAGTCTGTGAGTTCTGATGGTCATGAGTACATCTACGTGGACCCTGTGCAGTTGCCTTATGACTCAACCTGGGAGCTGCCACGGGACCAGCTTGTGCTCG GACGCACTCTAGGCTCCGGGGCCTTCGGACAGGTGGTGGAGGCCACGGCTCATGGCCTGAGCCACTCACAGGCCACCATGAAAGTAGCCGTCAAGATGCTGAAAT CGACAGCCCGAAGCAGTGAGAAGCAAGCCCTCATGTCAGAGTTGAAGATCATGAGTCACCTGGGACCCCACCTGAACGTTGTCAACCTGCTGGGAGCCTGTACCAAAGGAG GGCCCATCTACCTTATCACCGAATACTGCCGCTATGGTGACCTGGTGGACTACCTGCACCGCAACAAGCACACCTTCTTGCAGCGCCACTCCAACAAGCCCTGCCCACCCAGTGCTGAGCTCTACAGTAATGCCCTGCCAGTAGGGCTCCCCGTGCCCAG CCACTTGTCCCTGACTGGGGAGAGCGATGGTGGCTACATGGACATGAGCAAGGATGAATCTGTGGACTACGTGCCTATGCTGGCCATGAAAGGAGATGTCAAGTATGCAGACATTGAGTCCTCCAACTACATGGCCCCTTACGACAACTATGTCCCATCTG CCCCTGAAAGGACATATAGGGTCACCTTGATCAATGAGTCACCAGTGCTTAGCTACACAGACCTCGTGGGCTTCAGCTACCAGGTGGCCAATGGCATGGAGTTCTTGGCCTCTAAGAAC TGTGTTCATCGAGACTTGGCAGCCAGGAATGTGCTTATCTGTGAAGGCAAGCTGGTCAAGATCTGTGACTTTGGCCTGGCTCGAGATATCATGCGGGACTCCAACTACATCTCCAAAGGCAGT accttcctgcctctgaagTGGATGGCCccagagagcatcttcaacagcCTCTACACCACCTTGAGCGATGTGTGGTCTTTCGGGATCCTGCTCTGGGAGATCTTCACACTGG GTGGTACCCCTTACCCAGAGCTGCCCATGAATGACCAGTTCTACAATGCCATCAAGAGAGGCTACCGCATGGCCCAGCCTGCTCATGCCTCTGATGAGAT ctATGAGATCATGCAgaaatgctgggaagagaagttTGAGACTCGACCCCCTTTCTCCCAGCTggtgctgctcttggagaggctGCTGGGTGAGGGTTATAAAAAG AAGTACCAGCAGGTAGATGAGGAGTTTCTGAGAAGTGACCACCCAGCCATCCTGAGGTCTCAAGCTCGCTTGCCAGGGTTCCATAGCCTCCGAGCTCCCCTGGACACTAGCTCTGTCCTCTACACTGCTGTGCAACCCAATGAGGGTGACAATGACTACATCATCCCCTTGCCTGACCCCAAGCCTGACGCTGCCGATGAGGGCCTCCTAGAGGGTTCCCCCAGCCTTGCCAG CTCCACCTTGAATGAAGTCAACACCTCCTCAACCATCTCCTGCGACAGCCCCCTGGATCTCCAAGAAGAACCACAGGCAGAGCCTGAGGCAGAGCCTGAGGCAGAGCTGGAGCAGCCACAGTGCTCAGGTTGCCAGGGACCTCTGGCTGAAGCAGAGGACAGCTTCCTGTAG